Proteins encoded by one window of Arachis ipaensis cultivar K30076 chromosome B04, Araip1.1, whole genome shotgun sequence:
- the LOC107636226 gene encoding protein FAR1-RELATED SEQUENCE 5: MAWTGATCDKCVSEGADVTCCKKGVLSIQEMQLPPRDLETLSDCVIRLISGGCKVRSGCICGVILISVNVPSTARGICNMEYTGHSEKFYMEDESDCVGDVDDVSDYGDVFGLTAAEIENKVFRTEERAYEFYMRFGKCHGFAVRKGDYGKDDDGNVIRRRFFCNRAGLRDEKHYNRLDRKRCHKPETRTNCQAKLSIYLDKDSSNWKVRKVILEHNHECGKGLARWYVKLWATYVKDTWVHGKDCRGYSLLGFTKKDAYNYLDRTKRAKIADGDANSAIVYLKGKASVDPMAMARYNLTKEGMLANLFWADGMSRVDYQHFSDVLAFDSTYKKNKYRRPLVIFSGANNHKQTTIFGFGLVLDETISSYKWMLENLLEVMCNKLPSVVVTDGDDAIIATVTEVFPSATHRLCAWHLQKNVTSNGNEQMFRDLASTND; encoded by the exons ATGGCGTGGACAGGTGCAACGTGCGACAAGTGTGTGAGTGAAGGAGCAGATGTGACCTGCTGCAAGAAAGGCGTCCTCTCAATTCAGGAAATGCAACTCCCTCCACGTGATCTGGAAACATTATCAGATTGTGTAATTAGACTAA TATCTGGTGGATGCAAAGTTAGGAGTGGTTGTATTTGTGGAGTGATACTTATCAGTGTGAATGTGCCTAGTACCGCCAGAGGGATTTGTAAT atGGAATACACTGGTCATAGCGAGAAATTCTACATGGAGGATGAAAGCGATTGTGTTGGTGACGTA GATGACGTGTCGGATTATGGAGATGTATTTGGTCTTACCGCAGCTGAAATAGAGAACAAGGTTTTCAGAACGGAGGAGCGTGCTTATGAATTCTATATGAGGTTTGGAAAGTGCCATGGGTTTGCAGTACGCAAGGGAGACTATGGGAAGGATGATGACGGAAATGTAATTAGGAGGAGATTCTTTTGCAACAGAGCTGGGTTAAGGGATGAAAAGCACTATAATAGATTAGATAGAAAAAGATGTCATAAGCCTGAGACACGAACGAACTGCCAGGCTAAGTTGTCGATATATCTTGACAAAGATAGTTCAAACTGGAAGGTCCGGAAAGTCATCCTCGAGCACAACCATGA GTGCGGCAAAGGATTAGCTAGATGGTATGTAAAGTTATGGGCTACCTACGTCAAAGATACTTGGGTACATGGCAAGGATTGCCGGGGGTATTCACTATTGGGTTTCACAAAGAAGGATGCTTATAACTACCTTGACCGGACTAAGCGCGCTAAGATCGCAGATGGGGACGCAAATTCTGCCATTGTCTATTTGAAGGGAAAGGCTTCTGTGGACCCCATGGCAATGGCGAGGTATAACCTGACTAAGGAGGGTATGTTGGCCAACTTGTTTTGGGCCGATGGAATGAGCAGAGTTGATTACCAACACTTTAGTGATGTCCTCGCATTCGATTCGACGTACAAAAAGAACAAGTACAGGAGACCGCTTGTAATATTCTCGGGTGCAAACAACCACAAACAGACGACGATCTTCGGGTTCGGGTTAGTGTTGGACGAGACGATTTCTTCGTACAAGTGGATGCTAGAAAATCTCCTTGAGGTGATGTGTAATAAATTGCCATCTGTTGTAGTCACAGACGGCGATGATGCCATTATTGCCACAGTTACGGAAGTTTTTCCTAGTGCTACCCATCGCCTATGTGCTTGGCATCTACAAAAGAATGTTACATCTAATGGGAACGAGCAGATGTTCAGGGACTTGGCATCTACAAATGACTGA